TTTATCAACCATGTTCCTCAGGGAATTTAATATGCGCGAAACCAGGTTGTCGAGGGGTTGCACTAAAAAAGCGGCGCTGATGATGTCGCGGAAAAACTCTTCGGATTTGCGGTTGATAAGTTGCGATCTTTCTTTTTCAGTTCCTTTGATATCGCGGGCGTAAAGTTGCGGAATAACCACTTTTATCGGATACTCATAGGATCGCAGGAAATATTTATCAATAGTTACCTTAACGTTATCGGCAATGAACTGGAAAATATTAATGTATTGATGAAGCGAAAAACTGCGTGAGGTGAGCGAGTAACGGAACATGCTCAGGTTGGAGTTGAAACCCTGGTTATAAATGCCGTCAAGTTCCAGCCCTTCCTTAAAATATTCCAACACATTGTAAAGACGGTTCAGCGTTTTGGCCGAAACATAATCGAGGTTTATCCTTGCAATGATCTTCTCCATCAGCCGGGTGGCAATTTTTTCGAGCCTGAAAGTAAGCCCCAGGGCTTCAAATTTGGGTTCGCGGTAAGTTCCGTACATGGACGGGATTCCTATGGCGATATGCCGCTTGTGGTAGATGTTTTCCCAGCTCTGACTTGGTTCAGGGTTAAAAATTATCTTTTTCAGGCGCTCCATAAACTGGTAAATCAGTTTTAGGGCAACATCAAAATCATCTTTGTGCATCGCTTTTTCGAACCGGCTAATTTCGGTGGGCTCGATAAATGCATAGCGGCGGAGAATGGTTAAGATATCAACAGTTTCAAATGAATATTTCTCCTTCAGCAACGCATACAACGCATGGATGCAGGTGAGCCGGTGCAGATCATTTTCGTTTTCGGACGGTAATTTTTTGAGCAAACGTTCGAAGCGGTCGTTGTTGAGATCCAGTAATTGATCGAAGGTAATTCCGGAGATTTCAAGCAATTGGTTCACGAGACTGTGCACGACTGTGAAATACTCGCTCTCCAGGTCAATGGATTCAAAAACATCTTCGGGGACGAAAGGCTGCAGCGCATCTTTGTTGCCATCGTGCCAGAACTTAAAGATGCGGCGCGTTAGCTCAATGAGGGTGTTATTGCTTTCGGTATGCACTTGTTTCCGCAAGAAATGCACCAGGCGGTCCTGCCGTCCGTTCACTTCGTCCATGTTGGTGGTCACATTCCTGATCTCACCTTCAGCGCCTATTTCATGAAAGTAGACCGGAAAAATGCGGGTTAATTGCTTTACCTTTTTGTAATAGGGTGCAATGTTCGAGTTCAGGATTTTAGTGATTTCCCGCTGAAACAGGTCCGTGTCGCTAATGAAAATGCCTCCCAGCCTGAGGTTCACAATCAGGGCCGAAAGCAGTTTCTCCATTCCTGTCTGCGAATATTCTATCAGTTCCAGCCACACCCTTATGTTTTTGATGTGGTTCGCATTGACGTTGATTTGCCAGTCCTTGTTTACAAATACGATTCCCGGCGTTTCGAACCCAAAATCAATGAGTTTCTTCTCAAAATAGTTTACAAACTGTTTGTCTTCTGTTTCATCCTTGTCAACAATTTTTCTGCCCAGGGTTAAAATACAATCCAGTACCGCCGACATGTGCTCGGTGCGCAACTCTTCGCATAAAGCAAAAATACGGTCGGTAAAAGCAAATAATTCATCATTTCCAAGTTCATCAATGGCGCTGCGGAGCACCTTGTTTATGCTCCAGATCAGGCGGTCTTTCATGCTCAACATGCCCGGAAGATGAAGTAAATAGAAGGTGTAGAAAAACTTGTCAATGAAGCTCGGCAGTTCTTTTGAAAGCGAAGCAAGTCGCCCGGCAATATCATCGAAGGTTGGGATTTCGTCAGTTAATGCATCCCAATCATTTGCTGCATTTATTTTTTCATTAACCATTTCGAACCACGGCTTACCGGCTTGTTTGAAGATGTTTCTGAAATCGTTGCTGAGAAATTCCTTTCGTTCTTCATACCATTGCTCAATGGCCGTGCTTTGTTCCCAGTATTCGAGATTATGGAGTAAAACCATTTTAACCAGGTTCACGATTTTGCCAGTAAACTCAGGCGCTTCAACCACTTTACCAAGATATTTGAAAAAGAACTTTGAGCTTTTTATGTAAGCAGTGGTGTTTGATCCAAGATTGTTCTCAAGCACTTCAAGACATTGATGAATAACAGGGTAAAGTTCCGTTTTTTTCTCCTTAATGATCTGACTCATAAGTTCAAGCAATGTTTTAACAATCTGCTCGCTGAGGTCTTCTTTTTTACATGTTTCCAAAAGAATATTATACAACATAACCGGTTCGGACAAAGCCTTAACAGCCTCCGGTAAGCCGGCATAGAACCAGAAATCGGAAATCAGGATTTCTCGCAGCTGTTCAACCACAAATAACCTGTTGCTGAATGGATGAAGGTATTCAATGATACATTCCTGCGCCCGTTTATTGATCCCATAGTAATCCTTCGACAAATCAATGAAGGATTGTAGGTTGGCGGGGATCACAATATCCTTATATCTTGTTTCGGCCAGGTTGGCTTCCAGTGCTTTTGAGTAAAACTTTTCAGTCATTTCAGAAACTTTATTTTTCTTCAAAGATAGCTATTCGACCCGAAAGCGGACCCGACTGTCTGACAATGCCTCACCTCGCTGTTCGCAAACTTTTTCGCACCACCCCATCACTCCCCGCCCGTACCGAAGCGGCATGTTCGGGCGGGCAACACTTCAAACTGTATCACAAGCATCAGGGCTTCAATCCCCTCGTACCTCGGGGCTTGGATCCCTTTCATCACAGAATCTGCAAGTCAATCCCCCTAACCCCCTTTTCAAAGAGGGGGACTCGATCTTTGCAAATTGTGACACAACATTCAACTACTCCATTACTCCAACTTAATTTCAAATGTTTCAGCCCCCTATGAGCTTGGACACATATTGTTCAATTAAATCTTAATTTTATGGCTGAAATAAAAGACAAATTTGCTTTGAAACGCAGGACAAAAGAAGAGAAGGAGAAGCTTTTACAAGAGATACAAAAGCTTGGGGTTGTAGCTGGTTGCCGCAGATATTCCATTGATCCTTCAACCTATTACACCTGGCTTGAAAGGTATCAAGCACACGGCATCAATGGTTTGGAAGACAGGCGTTCACAAAATCATGATGCTATTGTGCGTAAACTTGAGAAAGAGAACAGAATGCTAAAGGAGCTCATGGCCGAGAAAGATCTGGAGATTAAAATGCAGGCCGAACTTCTAAAAAAAAAGATGGAACAATGGAAGATCGCAAAGAAGTAGTCTGCAAAATGGTAGGTTTGGGCATGCGCACAAGCAAAGCGTTGGCAATGGCCGAAATACCCAGAAGCTCGTATTACTATCGTTCAAAAGGAGTGCGAAAAGGGAAAGAACCCAGTACTCATACTTTGAAAAATGGTGAGCTTGTCAGCAATGAGCAACTTGTAAATGAAATGAATGACATCTTGGGTGTAGATTTTATAGACTATGGTTATGCCAGAACTACCAGGGCACTGGCAGAAAAGGGCTATCATGTGAATAAGAAAAAGATCTACAGACTGATGAAAATCAATCATTTATTGTTAAAGAGAAGAAAAGCAGTGATCAAGAAAAACTACGTGAGTGATTTTGTTTCACTCTGCACTGCGCCGTTTCAGGTGATGGAAATTGATATCAAATATGTGTTTATCCATGGTTTACGCAAAAACGCTTATCTCATCACCATATTCGACGTATTTTCACGCGCAGCCCTTGTTTGGAGTATCGATCTCGATATGAAAGCCTCCCGGGTGATTAATCTGGTTGACCAACTCTTGCAAAAATGGCTTATACCTTGGAACATTGACCCAAAACACACCAAAGTCAGCATAAGAACTGACAACGGTTCACAATTTATTGCCGCTCTTTTCCGCCAGCACCTCAAAGAGGCAGATATCACCAACGAGTATATCCAGCCTGCAACGCCTCAACAAAATGGGCATATCGAATCATTTCATGCTACACTCACAAAACTCGTCTGCAACAAATACTGCTTCGATGATTTGAACCATGCTATAAACGTATTCCATAAATTCTTTGATGTATATAATAACATAAGAATCATGGAACCAATACTCTACAAAACACCTTCCACTTTCATAAATCTCTGGAAAGAAGGTCGTATTGATGCTAAAATTGAAAAGAAAAAGGTAATTTATTTCTTCAGAGAAGAGACCACAAGTCATAAACCCGTGGCCTCCTCATCTGAATACTCTTGGGGTAAAAACAAAATTATGTCTTATTCTACTAACTTTGTAAGTACCGTTTAATTTAGTCCAGTTTATAGGGGGTCAGACCAATAGGGGGTCAGACCACAAAATCCAAAGCCCAAAGCCCAAAATCCAAAGCCCAAAGTCTAAAATTTCAATTTCGTTCCAGCTGTCTTTTTTAGATTTTCGAATCTCAAATCTTGAATTTTGAATTAATAAATTCATTACTCCATTACTCCACCAATTGACCAATTGACCAATTAACTAGTAAGCTAATTAACCATACACCACTGCATCACCGCATCACAAAAAAATCCTGAACGTTCATCCATATGCCACCTTGCCACAATTTTACTAAATTTGCACCCTCATTTAAAAGAAAAGACTATGACAAAGATTAAAATTGGCATTAACGGCTTTGGCCGAATAGGACGCAATGTTTTGAAGCTGGCGTATGAGAGATCAAACATGGAAGTTGTCGGTATTAACGACCTGACCAGCACCAAGGTATTGGCTCATCTACTCAAGTACGACTCTACCCAGGGCAAATTCAATGGCACCGTTGAATTTGACGATAGCAATATCATCATCAATGGTAAAAAAGTCCCTGTTTTTGCTGAAAAAAATCCGATCAACATTCCCTGGAGCACTACACCAGATGTTGTAATTGAAGGCACCGGCGTTTTCCGTTCAAAAGAAGGCAGCAAGGGCGGCTA
The Bacteroidales bacterium genome window above contains:
- a CDS encoding DDE-type integrase/transposase/recombinase, with product MEDRKEVVCKMVGLGMRTSKALAMAEIPRSSYYYRSKGVRKGKEPSTHTLKNGELVSNEQLVNEMNDILGVDFIDYGYARTTRALAEKGYHVNKKKIYRLMKINHLLLKRRKAVIKKNYVSDFVSLCTAPFQVMEIDIKYVFIHGLRKNAYLITIFDVFSRAALVWSIDLDMKASRVINLVDQLLQKWLIPWNIDPKHTKVSIRTDNGSQFIAALFRQHLKEADITNEYIQPATPQQNGHIESFHATLTKLVCNKYCFDDLNHAINVFHKFFDVYNNIRIMEPILYKTPSTFINLWKEGRIDAKIEKKKVIYFFREETTSHKPVASSSEYSWGKNKIMSYSTNFVSTV
- a CDS encoding helix-turn-helix domain-containing protein; its protein translation is MAEIKDKFALKRRTKEEKEKLLQEIQKLGVVAGCRRYSIDPSTYYTWLERYQAHGINGLEDRRSQNHDAIVRKLEKENRMLKELMAEKDLEIKMQAELLKKKMEQWKIAKK